A genomic region of Pyrus communis chromosome 14, drPyrComm1.1, whole genome shotgun sequence contains the following coding sequences:
- the LOC137714666 gene encoding uncharacterized protein At5g01610-like, with product MSPRATLLPSLILFFLLSFSIPSPFAADELTVYEVLEEYDSPVGILPKGVVSYELDTSTGKFSVHLNSTCTFTIDSYKLKYKSTITGVITTDKISSLSGIQVRVLFLWLSIVSVTRNDDELEFSVGIASANFPVSNFYESPTCGCGFDCVNGKRMIKNLVSALLGQSLAF from the coding sequence ATGTCTCCAAGGGCAACACTGCTACCAAGCCTAATTCTCTTCTTTCTGCTCTCTTTCTCGATCCCCTCGCCCTTCGCTGCCGACGAGCTGACGGTTTACGAAGTCCTCGAGGAGTACGACTCCCCGGTGGGCATTCTCCCCAAAGGCGTAGTGAGCTACGAGCTGGACACCTCCACAGGTAAGTTCTCAGTCCACTTGAACAGCACTTGTACATTTACCATCGACTCGTATAAGCTGAAGTACAAGTCCACCATAACGGGTGTTATAACCACTGACAAGATCTCTAGCTTGAGTGGCATCCAAGTTAGGGTGCTCTTTCTGTGGCTGAGCATTGTCTCCGTGACTCGTAACGACGATGAGCTAGAATTCTCGGTCGGCATCGCCTCCGCAAACTTTCCGGTGAGTAATTTCTATGAAAGTCCGACCTGTGGTTGTGGTTTCGACTGTGTGAATGGGAAAAGAATGATTAAGAATTTGGTGTCTGCTCTTTTAGGTCAGTCTTTAGCTTTCTAG
- the LOC137714668 gene encoding uncharacterized protein At5g01610-like: MAPSMVFLVAVLVAILSSSFAYGDNPSAYMVLQEYDFPIGLLPKGVTGYELDRESGNFKAYFDGTCRFSIENSYNLRYKSSITGVLSKGRLKNLDGVSVKILLFWLNIVEVIRDGDDLQFSVGIASADFSIDNFEESPQCGCGFACKSRASSTSRTALT, encoded by the coding sequence ATGGCTCCGTCAATGGTGTTTCTCGTTGCCGTTCTCGTGGCCATTCTCTCATCCTCGTTCGCCTATGGCGACAACCCATCGGCATACATGGTGCTTCAAGAATACGACTTCCCGATCGGCCTTCTTCCCAAAGGAGTAACAGGGTACGAATTAGACAGAGAATCTGGAAATTTCAAGGCTTATTTTGACGGAACTTGCCGCTTCTCCATTGAAAATTCATACAACCTCAGGTACAAATCCAGCATAACTGGTGTTTTGTCCAAGGGCAGGCTCAAAAATTTGGATGGCGTCAGTGTTAAGATACTATTATTTTGGCTCAACATTGTCGAAGTCATTCGCGATGGCGACGACCTACAATTCTCTGTGGGGATTGCTTCAGCAGACTTTTCCATTGACAACTTTGAGGAGAGTCCGCAGTGTGGGTGTGGATTTGCTTGTAAGAGTAGAGCTAGCTCTACAAGTAGAACTGCGCTGACCTAG
- the LOC137715371 gene encoding exocyst complex component SEC15B isoform X1 produces the protein MQHTKSRRKVAPSAAENGDSAEKLDQLLLSSAICNGEDVGPFVRKAFTSGKPETLLQHLRHFSRSKESEIEEVCKAHYQDFILAVDDLRSLLSDVDSLKSSLSDSNAKLQSVGLPLLSSLDAFVEARNVSRNVNLALESVRNCSRLLELCSRSNHHLSNSNFYMALKCVDTIESEFLVKTPSSTLKRMLEKKIPDIRLHIERKVSKQFGDWLVEIRVVSRNLGQLAIGQASSARQREEDLRIKQRQAEEQSRLSLRDCVYALEEEDDDGLGGGGVGDDGLNGGGGFDLTPLYRAYHIHQTLGLEDRFKQYYYENRKLQLTSDFQVSSMTPFLESHQTFFAQIAGFFIVEDRIVRTGGGLVSKLEVENLWETAVSKMCAVLEDQFSRMQTANHLLLIKDYVSLLGVTLRRYGYLVDPLLDVLSKHRDKYHELLLSDCRKQIAEALSADKFDQMLMKKEYEYSMNVLSFQIQTSDIIPAFPYVAPFSSTVPDCCRIVRSFIEDSVSFMSYGGQLDFFDVVKKYLDRLLSEDLDGTLLKFISTSIHGVSQAMQVAANMAVIERACDFFFRHAAQLSGVPLRMVERGRRQFPLCKARDAAEDTLSGLLKQKVDGFMMLIENVNWMADEPLPNGNEYVNEVIIYLETLVSTAQQILPPQVLKRVLQDVLSHISEKIIGALLGDTVKRFTVQAIMSIDVDIRLLESFADNQAPLLSDEEANQLKTAVAESRQLVNLLLSNHPENFLNPVIRERSYYTLDHRKVVLISEKLRDPSERLFGTFSSRGGRQNPKKKSLDTLIKRLKDMA, from the exons ATGCAGCACACGAAATCTCGGCGGAAAGTGGCTCCGTCCGCTGCGGAAAACGGCGACTCTGCTGAAAAACTCGACCAGCTGCTCCTCTCCTCCGCCATCTGTAACGGCGAGGATGTGGGCCCATTCGTCAGGAAGGCCTTTACTTCCGGGAAGCCCGAGACGCTGCTCCAGCACCTCCGCCACTTTTCCCGCTCCAAGGAGTCCGAAATCGAGGAGGTCTGCAAGGCCCACTACCAAGACTTCATCCTCGCCGTGGACGACCTCCGATCTCTCCTCTCCGACGTCGATTCCCTCAAGTCTTCCCTCTCCGATTCCAACGCCAAGCTCCAGTCCGTCGGCCTCCCTCTTCTTTCCTCCCTCGACGCCTTCGTCGAAGCCCGAAACGTTTCCCGAAACGTCAACCTCGCGCTTGAATCGGTCCGAAACTGTAGTCGTTTGTTGGAGCTCTGCTCCCGATCCAATCACCATCTTTCCAACAGCAACTTTTACATGGCGCTCAAGTGCGTCGACACAATCGAGTCCGAGTTCCTGGTCAAAACGCCGTCGTCTACGCTGAAGCGGATGCTGGAGAAGAAGATTCCAGATATTCGGTTGCACATCGAACGGAAAGTCAGCAAGCAGTTCGGCGATTGGCTGGTGGAGATCCGCGTGGTGAGTCGGAACCTGGGTCAATTGGCGATCGGTCAAGCTTCATCGGCGAGGCAACGGGAAGAGGATCTGAGAATCAAGCAGCGGCAAGCGGAGGAGCAGAGCCGCCTCAGCCTCAGAGACTGTGTGTACGCTTTGGAGGAAGAGGACGACGACGGACTCGGCGGCGGTGGGGTTGGAGATGACGGTTTGAATGGCGGAGGTGGATTTGATTTGACTCCCTTGTACAGAGCTTATCATATACACCAGACTCTAGGGCTTGAAGACCGATTCAAGCAGTATTACTACGAGAATCGAAAGCTTCAGCTCACTTCCGACTTTCAGGTATCTTCCATGACTCCGTTTCTTGAATCGCATCAAACTTTCTTTGCCCAAATCGCCGGATTTTTCATCGTTGAGGATCGAATTGTGAGGACCGGTGGCGGTTTGGTATCGAAATTGGAGGTTGAGAATTTGTGGGAAACTGCTGTGAGTAAAATGTGTGCTGTTTTAGAGGATCAGTTTTCTAGGATGCAAACTGCCAACCATTTGTTGTTGATTAAGGACTATGTGAGCCTGTTAGGTGTAACATTGCGTCGCTACGGATATTTGGTTGACCCCTTGCTTGATGTTCTGAGCAAACATAGGGATAAGTACCATGAGCTCTTGTTGTCAGATTGTCGTAAACAGATTGCTGAAGCGCTTTCCGCTGATAAATTCGATCAGATGTTGATGAAGAAAGAGTATGAGTATTCCATGAATGTGCTTTCGTTTCAGATACAGACGTCTGATATCATACCGGCTTTTCCTTACGTTGCACCATTTAGTTCGACAGTGCCTGATTGTTGCCGCATTGTAAGGTCTTTTATTGAAGATTCTGTGAGTTTCATGTCGTATGGCGGGCAGCTTGATTTCTTTGATGTTGTGAAGAAGTATTTAGATAGGCTGTTAAGTGAGGATTTGGATGGGACTCTTTTGAAGTTTATCAGTACGTCTATCCATGGGGTCTCCCAGGCAATGCAGGTGGCGGCTAATATGGCTGTCATAGAGCGGGCTTGCGATTTCTTCTTCCGACATGCTGCTCAGCTTTCTGGTGTTCCCTTGAGAATGGTGGAGAGAGGGAGGAGGCAGTTTCCTCTATGCAAAGCCCGTGATGCAGCTGAAGACACACTCTCTGGGTTGCTTAAACAAAAAGTGGATGGCTTCATGATGTTGATTGAGAATGTGAACTGGATGGCTGATGAGCCTTTACCGAATGGGAATGAATATGTGAACGAGGTGATCATATATTTGGAAACTCTGGTTTCCACTGCTCAGCAAATATTGCCTCCTCAGGTTCTCAAACGAGTTTTGCAGGATGTCCTTTCTCACATATCGGAGAAGATAATCGGGGCTTTACTTGGGGACACAGTTAAGAGGTTTACCGTACAAGCAATTATGAGCATTGATGTAGATATTCGATTGTTGGAATCTTTTGCAGATAATCAAGCTCCTCTACTCTCAGATGAGGAAGCAAATCAGTTGAAAACGGCAGTTGCTGAGTCGAGGCAATTAGTTAATTTACTCTTGAGCAATCATCCAGAGAATTTTCTTAATCCGGTAATCAGGGAGAGGAGTTACTATACCTTGGACCACAGAAAAGTAGTGCTTATTTCAGAAAAGTTGAGGGATCCTTCAGAGCGGCTATTTGGAACCTTTAGTAGCCGGGGAGGCAGGCAGAACCCGAAGAAGAAATCTCTAGATACATTGATTAAAAGACTCAAGGAT ATGGCATAA
- the LOC137715371 gene encoding exocyst complex component SEC15B isoform X2, producing MQHTKSRRKVAPSAAENGDSAEKLDQLLLSSAICNGEDVGPFVRKAFTSGKPETLLQHLRHFSRSKESEIEEVCKAHYQDFILAVDDLRSLLSDVDSLKSSLSDSNAKLQSVGLPLLSSLDAFVEARNVSRNVNLALESVRNCSRLLELCSRSNHHLSNSNFYMALKCVDTIESEFLVKTPSSTLKRMLEKKIPDIRLHIERKVSKQFGDWLVEIRVVSRNLGQLAIGQASSARQREEDLRIKQRQAEEQSRLSLRDCVYALEEEDDDGLGGGGVGDDGLNGGGGFDLTPLYRAYHIHQTLGLEDRFKQYYYENRKLQLTSDFQVSSMTPFLESHQTFFAQIAGFFIVEDRIVRTGGGLVSKLEVENLWETAVSKMCAVLEDQFSRMQTANHLLLIKDYVSLLGVTLRRYGYLVDPLLDVLSKHRDKYHELLLSDCRKQIAEALSADKFDQMLMKKEYEYSMNVLSFQIQTSDIIPAFPYVAPFSSTVPDCCRIVRSFIEDSVSFMSYGGQLDFFDVVKKYLDRLLSEDLDGTLLKFISTSIHGVSQAMQVAANMAVIERACDFFFRHAAQLSGVPLRMVERGRRQFPLCKARDAAEDTLSGLLKQKVDGFMMLIENVNWMADEPLPNGNEYVNEVIIYLETLVSTAQQILPPQVLKRVLQDVLSHISEKIIGALLGDTVKRFTVQAIMSIDVDIRLLESFADNQAPLLSDEEANQLKTAVAESRQLVNLLLSNHPENFLNPVIRERSYYTLDHRKVVLISEKLRDPSERLFGTFSSRGGRQNPKKKSLDTLIKRLKDVS from the coding sequence ATGCAGCACACGAAATCTCGGCGGAAAGTGGCTCCGTCCGCTGCGGAAAACGGCGACTCTGCTGAAAAACTCGACCAGCTGCTCCTCTCCTCCGCCATCTGTAACGGCGAGGATGTGGGCCCATTCGTCAGGAAGGCCTTTACTTCCGGGAAGCCCGAGACGCTGCTCCAGCACCTCCGCCACTTTTCCCGCTCCAAGGAGTCCGAAATCGAGGAGGTCTGCAAGGCCCACTACCAAGACTTCATCCTCGCCGTGGACGACCTCCGATCTCTCCTCTCCGACGTCGATTCCCTCAAGTCTTCCCTCTCCGATTCCAACGCCAAGCTCCAGTCCGTCGGCCTCCCTCTTCTTTCCTCCCTCGACGCCTTCGTCGAAGCCCGAAACGTTTCCCGAAACGTCAACCTCGCGCTTGAATCGGTCCGAAACTGTAGTCGTTTGTTGGAGCTCTGCTCCCGATCCAATCACCATCTTTCCAACAGCAACTTTTACATGGCGCTCAAGTGCGTCGACACAATCGAGTCCGAGTTCCTGGTCAAAACGCCGTCGTCTACGCTGAAGCGGATGCTGGAGAAGAAGATTCCAGATATTCGGTTGCACATCGAACGGAAAGTCAGCAAGCAGTTCGGCGATTGGCTGGTGGAGATCCGCGTGGTGAGTCGGAACCTGGGTCAATTGGCGATCGGTCAAGCTTCATCGGCGAGGCAACGGGAAGAGGATCTGAGAATCAAGCAGCGGCAAGCGGAGGAGCAGAGCCGCCTCAGCCTCAGAGACTGTGTGTACGCTTTGGAGGAAGAGGACGACGACGGACTCGGCGGCGGTGGGGTTGGAGATGACGGTTTGAATGGCGGAGGTGGATTTGATTTGACTCCCTTGTACAGAGCTTATCATATACACCAGACTCTAGGGCTTGAAGACCGATTCAAGCAGTATTACTACGAGAATCGAAAGCTTCAGCTCACTTCCGACTTTCAGGTATCTTCCATGACTCCGTTTCTTGAATCGCATCAAACTTTCTTTGCCCAAATCGCCGGATTTTTCATCGTTGAGGATCGAATTGTGAGGACCGGTGGCGGTTTGGTATCGAAATTGGAGGTTGAGAATTTGTGGGAAACTGCTGTGAGTAAAATGTGTGCTGTTTTAGAGGATCAGTTTTCTAGGATGCAAACTGCCAACCATTTGTTGTTGATTAAGGACTATGTGAGCCTGTTAGGTGTAACATTGCGTCGCTACGGATATTTGGTTGACCCCTTGCTTGATGTTCTGAGCAAACATAGGGATAAGTACCATGAGCTCTTGTTGTCAGATTGTCGTAAACAGATTGCTGAAGCGCTTTCCGCTGATAAATTCGATCAGATGTTGATGAAGAAAGAGTATGAGTATTCCATGAATGTGCTTTCGTTTCAGATACAGACGTCTGATATCATACCGGCTTTTCCTTACGTTGCACCATTTAGTTCGACAGTGCCTGATTGTTGCCGCATTGTAAGGTCTTTTATTGAAGATTCTGTGAGTTTCATGTCGTATGGCGGGCAGCTTGATTTCTTTGATGTTGTGAAGAAGTATTTAGATAGGCTGTTAAGTGAGGATTTGGATGGGACTCTTTTGAAGTTTATCAGTACGTCTATCCATGGGGTCTCCCAGGCAATGCAGGTGGCGGCTAATATGGCTGTCATAGAGCGGGCTTGCGATTTCTTCTTCCGACATGCTGCTCAGCTTTCTGGTGTTCCCTTGAGAATGGTGGAGAGAGGGAGGAGGCAGTTTCCTCTATGCAAAGCCCGTGATGCAGCTGAAGACACACTCTCTGGGTTGCTTAAACAAAAAGTGGATGGCTTCATGATGTTGATTGAGAATGTGAACTGGATGGCTGATGAGCCTTTACCGAATGGGAATGAATATGTGAACGAGGTGATCATATATTTGGAAACTCTGGTTTCCACTGCTCAGCAAATATTGCCTCCTCAGGTTCTCAAACGAGTTTTGCAGGATGTCCTTTCTCACATATCGGAGAAGATAATCGGGGCTTTACTTGGGGACACAGTTAAGAGGTTTACCGTACAAGCAATTATGAGCATTGATGTAGATATTCGATTGTTGGAATCTTTTGCAGATAATCAAGCTCCTCTACTCTCAGATGAGGAAGCAAATCAGTTGAAAACGGCAGTTGCTGAGTCGAGGCAATTAGTTAATTTACTCTTGAGCAATCATCCAGAGAATTTTCTTAATCCGGTAATCAGGGAGAGGAGTTACTATACCTTGGACCACAGAAAAGTAGTGCTTATTTCAGAAAAGTTGAGGGATCCTTCAGAGCGGCTATTTGGAACCTTTAGTAGCCGGGGAGGCAGGCAGAACCCGAAGAAGAAATCTCTAGATACATTGATTAAAAGACTCAAGGATGTgagttga